From a region of the Sulfoacidibacillus ferrooxidans genome:
- a CDS encoding cobyric acid synthase yields MGVQHGAKGIMFLGTASNVGKSTLSTALCRILAQDGYRVAPFKAQNMSLNSAVTPSGREIGRAQAVQAEAAGILSNEHMNPVLLKPTGSSRSQVVVQGRVKETMSARSYFQSNKSELWQAVVESYTFLKERYDVIVMEGAGSPVEMNLKSRDIVNMRAAMMADADVFLVADIDRGGIFASVVGTLLLLTEEERARVKGIIVNKFRGDPKLFEDGVRLLEEYAKVPVLGVIPHIADLGIEEEDSLGLEEDRYHHVKAHTREDQVPDEQRVHIGIIHLPHIANFTDFDPLFLEAEVSVTFCTKVEDLIGVDAIILPGTKNTMEDLRFLHESGLAKAITQHATKGVSVLGICGGLQMLGERVMDPHHHESEDSVIPGLHLFHYETTITDEKRTELVRGELQGVFAGIFVHGYEIHMGKTVGDKDQAFALAKSDRDITMIEDGAQSLDGRYIGTYLHGILHNDHFRVIWLNRLRAVHGWKPLEHTVLTSEVRAHAYDRLASIVREHLDMNVVYQLLKQDSKRGENCI; encoded by the coding sequence ATGGGAGTGCAACATGGAGCAAAAGGAATTATGTTTCTTGGGACGGCATCGAATGTTGGCAAGAGTACACTCTCTACTGCGCTGTGCCGAATTCTAGCGCAAGATGGGTATCGGGTGGCTCCATTTAAGGCACAAAATATGTCACTGAATTCAGCTGTTACGCCATCTGGACGAGAAATAGGGCGTGCGCAAGCGGTTCAGGCAGAGGCTGCGGGAATTTTATCAAATGAACATATGAATCCTGTATTATTGAAGCCGACAGGTAGTAGTCGATCTCAAGTTGTTGTACAGGGACGTGTAAAAGAGACCATGTCAGCACGTTCCTACTTTCAAAGTAACAAAAGTGAATTGTGGCAAGCAGTTGTGGAGTCCTATACGTTCCTAAAAGAACGATATGATGTGATCGTGATGGAAGGTGCCGGAAGTCCGGTTGAAATGAACTTAAAGTCACGCGATATTGTCAATATGCGGGCTGCGATGATGGCTGATGCGGATGTTTTTCTCGTCGCAGATATTGATCGTGGGGGCATTTTCGCCTCGGTCGTAGGTACACTGTTGCTGTTAACGGAGGAAGAGCGGGCGCGTGTCAAGGGGATCATTGTCAATAAATTTCGCGGCGACCCTAAGTTGTTTGAAGATGGAGTGCGTTTACTTGAAGAGTATGCAAAAGTCCCTGTTTTAGGTGTCATACCACACATCGCTGATTTGGGAATTGAAGAGGAAGACTCACTTGGGTTAGAAGAGGATCGTTATCACCATGTGAAGGCACATACAAGAGAGGATCAAGTACCTGACGAACAGCGAGTACATATTGGCATCATACATTTACCTCATATTGCGAATTTCACGGACTTTGATCCACTATTTCTTGAGGCTGAGGTGTCTGTCACTTTTTGTACTAAAGTAGAAGATCTTATAGGTGTAGATGCAATTATTCTGCCTGGAACGAAAAACACAATGGAAGACTTGCGTTTTTTACATGAGTCTGGACTTGCAAAAGCGATTACTCAGCACGCAACAAAGGGTGTATCAGTGCTTGGTATTTGCGGTGGGTTGCAGATGCTAGGTGAGCGAGTAATGGATCCCCATCATCATGAATCAGAGGATTCAGTGATACCCGGGCTTCACTTATTTCACTACGAGACGACAATTACCGATGAGAAACGCACAGAACTTGTGCGTGGAGAACTGCAAGGAGTATTTGCAGGAATTTTTGTACATGGTTATGAAATTCACATGGGTAAAACAGTGGGTGACAAAGATCAAGCATTTGCTTTAGCTAAAAGCGATCGTGATATAACGATGATCGAAGATGGAGCACAGTCACTGGATGGTCGCTATATTGGAACCTATTTGCACGGAATTTTACACAATGATCACTTTCGTGTGATATGGTTGAATCGCTTGCGAGCTGTGCATGGGTGGAAACCATTGGAGCATACGGTGTTAACGAGTGAAGTGCGGGCACATGCATATGATCGGTTGGCTTCAATCGTGCGAGAGCATCTAGATATGAATGTAGTATATCAACTACTTAAACAAGATTCTAAGCGAGGAGAGAACTGTATATGA
- a CDS encoding cobyrinate a,c-diamide synthase, with the protein MNQPRLLLAGTHSGVGKTTFTLGLLAALQKRGLAVQGFKAGPDYIDPSYHTAVTGRVSRNVDRIMLGDEVVLEIFMRASRGADISMIEGVMGLYDGRDAQSDRGSSADLAMLLQAPIVLVIDASGMARSAAALVLGYQKFLDGVPIAGVLVNRVGSEGHYRLVQSAIEQMCGLPTVGYLEKMTEVSMPERHLGLIPALERGELRPLFDQLAQRVEATVDIAALQVIAQSAPAIQEPSKTIFKRKTAWAITKIAIAKDSAFNFYYPENLELLQLAGAELVYFSPLAGELLPEDVDGLYIGGGFPEEFAHDLSLQTAVMSQLRERIEAGLPTFAECGGYMFLAKELMDRTGNSYQMVGVLDAKVQMHARLVALGYREATAPVDQLLLAKGEMVKGHEFHYSTLTYEREQSTPAYEVTGLRGKKMDGFASETLVAGYTHLHFASNPMVATRFVASCVAYQQQRIAK; encoded by the coding sequence ATGAATCAACCACGATTGCTTCTAGCAGGTACGCATTCAGGCGTTGGAAAAACGACCTTTACACTTGGTCTCTTGGCCGCTTTGCAAAAAAGAGGATTAGCCGTTCAAGGTTTTAAAGCAGGTCCTGATTATATCGACCCTAGTTATCACACCGCAGTTACAGGAAGAGTGTCTCGCAATGTTGACCGCATTATGCTAGGAGATGAGGTCGTTTTAGAGATTTTTATGCGCGCGAGCAGAGGCGCAGATATCTCAATGATTGAAGGCGTGATGGGGCTTTACGATGGCCGCGATGCGCAATCAGATCGCGGGAGTAGCGCGGATCTTGCCATGTTACTGCAAGCTCCCATTGTGCTTGTCATCGATGCAAGTGGCATGGCTCGTAGTGCCGCAGCCCTTGTTTTAGGGTATCAGAAGTTTTTGGATGGAGTTCCCATTGCGGGGGTTCTTGTCAATCGGGTAGGGAGTGAGGGCCACTATCGTCTGGTTCAGTCTGCAATTGAACAAATGTGTGGACTTCCTACAGTGGGCTATCTTGAAAAGATGACAGAAGTGTCGATGCCAGAGCGGCATTTAGGTCTTATTCCGGCACTAGAACGCGGGGAATTACGACCTCTATTTGATCAACTTGCACAGCGTGTAGAGGCAACTGTAGATATTGCTGCACTACAAGTCATTGCGCAGTCTGCGCCTGCTATACAAGAACCGTCAAAAACTATTTTCAAACGTAAAACAGCGTGGGCAATTACCAAAATTGCCATTGCTAAAGATTCCGCTTTTAACTTTTATTATCCAGAGAACTTAGAGCTCTTACAACTAGCCGGAGCAGAGCTTGTCTACTTTTCACCGCTTGCAGGAGAATTACTTCCAGAAGATGTAGATGGGCTCTATATTGGTGGTGGATTTCCGGAAGAGTTTGCACACGACTTAAGTCTACAAACTGCTGTGATGAGTCAATTGCGCGAGCGCATTGAAGCTGGGTTACCAACCTTTGCGGAATGTGGTGGCTATATGTTTTTGGCAAAAGAGTTGATGGATCGTACAGGCAATTCGTATCAGATGGTAGGTGTTCTAGACGCAAAAGTACAGATGCATGCACGTCTTGTCGCGCTTGGATATCGGGAAGCAACAGCACCTGTCGATCAATTGCTATTGGCAAAAGGTGAGATGGTAAAGGGACATGAGTTTCACTACTCGACATTGACGTACGAGAGAGAGCAAAGTACGCCTGCGTACGAGGTGACAGGATTGCGCGGTAAAAAAATGGACGGATTTGCATCGGAGACGTTAGTAGCAGGGTATACGCATCTTCATTTTGCCTCCAATCCAATGGTTGCGACTCGCTTTGTGGCCTCTTGTGTGGCATATCAGCAACAGCGGATCGCGAAGTAG
- a CDS encoding APC family permease: protein MERKSNKHHNLKQTFSLLDLSSLSISSVGPAFSISAAAGVMVAYSGIYSLLAILLVAIPFILSSFIFRVLNQHFPHSGASYHWSARVIGAKASRFQGWVIILAYFTSLPPIVIPAAQYTIALVHPGWQNNVWAELAISTFWLVFALVPLLSGAKPTARITQVFLVVEVLFLIVFAGLGITLLPHAHFPAWHGKFPVAGILLTMVVATTILDGWEIDSYASEESSKPKQDPGLGGIIGAMIALLIYAVLFPLIIGETPISALANSPDPMVAWINHVGPFLPSMLRKSILIPILASTAGSLWLTAFILIRALYAMGRDRLLPQSFATLNRHGSPATVTLIVFALLFMITILQLFVTSLATFFAIILSAAGFFLTLEFTLDSFTASIFLWRMHRHRHVSDMKWHTHRLMGISSIFTTVYLAAVLVAFLVLSPKIISPWSDYAVLFLLILGIIFMLIPRKQSHVVYTVEFEEEGTGTTVSI from the coding sequence GTGGAACGGAAAAGTAACAAGCATCACAATTTGAAACAAACATTCTCTCTCTTGGATTTAAGTAGTTTATCTATTTCTAGCGTTGGACCAGCCTTTAGTATCTCAGCAGCTGCTGGAGTGATGGTTGCGTACAGTGGCATCTATAGTTTACTTGCTATTTTACTTGTGGCCATTCCGTTTATTTTATCTTCGTTTATTTTTCGCGTTCTCAATCAACATTTCCCACACTCAGGTGCATCCTATCATTGGTCTGCACGTGTGATTGGCGCCAAGGCAAGTCGCTTTCAAGGATGGGTAATTATTCTTGCGTATTTCACATCACTCCCACCGATTGTTATTCCTGCTGCGCAATATACAATAGCTTTGGTTCATCCAGGTTGGCAAAATAACGTATGGGCGGAATTAGCCATAAGTACATTTTGGTTAGTGTTTGCATTAGTTCCGCTTCTTTCTGGAGCAAAACCGACTGCGAGGATCACACAAGTTTTTTTAGTTGTTGAAGTGCTATTTTTAATAGTATTTGCTGGGCTTGGGATCACGTTGTTACCACACGCCCATTTTCCAGCATGGCACGGCAAGTTTCCTGTTGCCGGAATTTTATTGACCATGGTTGTCGCAACGACGATTCTCGATGGTTGGGAAATTGATAGTTATGCATCGGAGGAATCTTCAAAGCCAAAGCAAGATCCGGGACTAGGCGGAATTATCGGTGCCATGATTGCACTGCTCATCTATGCAGTATTGTTTCCTCTGATAATTGGGGAAACACCAATATCTGCACTAGCAAACTCACCTGATCCGATGGTAGCTTGGATCAATCATGTAGGGCCTTTTTTGCCATCGATGTTGCGCAAGTCTATACTTATTCCTATCTTAGCATCTACTGCTGGATCGCTGTGGTTAACTGCTTTCATCTTAATTCGAGCTCTGTATGCCATGGGGCGTGACCGCTTATTGCCGCAATCATTTGCTACGCTCAATCGGCATGGATCACCTGCTACGGTTACACTCATCGTCTTTGCTTTACTCTTTATGATTACTATTTTACAGTTGTTTGTGACCTCTTTAGCCACATTTTTTGCTATTATTTTATCAGCAGCAGGCTTCTTTCTTACGTTAGAATTTACACTTGATAGTTTTACCGCATCCATTTTTTTGTGGCGAATGCATCGACATCGTCATGTAAGTGATATGAAATGGCACACTCATCGACTGATGGGGATTAGTTCTATTTTCACGACAGTGTACTTGGCAGCAGTTTTAGTTGCCTTTCTTGTGTTAAGTCCGAAGATCATCTCTCCGTGGTCAGATTATGCTGTCTTATTTTTATTGATACTAGGGATCATCTTTATGCTGATTCCAAGAAAACAATCGCACGTAGTATACACAGTAGAATTCGAAGAAGAAGGTACAGGAACTACAGTATCTATCTAG
- a CDS encoding cobalt-precorrin 5A hydrolase codes for MKQSFAVVAITKHGTALARKLHAQWPSVDVYYSKKFLHGDEETLGIVAFDESVMQLLPKLFTSYEGIISIISLGAMVRMIAPLLKDKKTDPAVVVIDDRGNYVISVLSGHLGGANELTRTVAQMLKATPVITTASDVSETIAVDLLGRNLGWEIEGFDQVTRVSAAIVNEEPAVVIQESGERNWWTYNKPLPSHIHVVRHLDEAKDEQYHAALWITHRVLTEKELTACSPAAVLYRPKVLVLGIGCNRDTTADEIERVISDTLATHQLAMTSVRNVATIDLKAHEPGLLSVCTTHHWPLVTYTAAELNEVPLVHPSETVFRYVGAYGVSEPAALRSAKAQDWLIEKVKSGNVTLSVCLVHVTD; via the coding sequence TTGAAACAGAGTTTTGCAGTAGTCGCCATAACCAAACATGGGACAGCGCTCGCTCGCAAACTACATGCACAGTGGCCGAGTGTGGATGTGTATTATTCCAAAAAATTTCTGCATGGCGATGAAGAGACACTTGGCATAGTTGCATTTGATGAATCGGTCATGCAACTGTTGCCAAAGCTTTTTACAAGCTACGAAGGGATCATTAGCATCATTTCACTTGGAGCGATGGTGCGCATGATCGCGCCATTGTTAAAAGATAAGAAAACAGATCCTGCGGTTGTAGTCATCGATGATCGTGGGAACTACGTCATTAGTGTATTATCTGGGCATCTCGGTGGGGCAAATGAACTGACCCGTACGGTGGCTCAGATGCTAAAGGCAACACCCGTGATTACGACTGCATCTGACGTGAGTGAAACGATTGCAGTAGATTTACTGGGACGGAATTTAGGCTGGGAGATCGAAGGATTTGATCAGGTGACAAGAGTGAGTGCAGCGATAGTCAATGAAGAACCTGCTGTCGTCATTCAGGAATCTGGTGAACGCAATTGGTGGACATACAATAAACCGCTACCTTCGCACATCCATGTCGTTCGTCATTTGGATGAAGCAAAAGATGAACAGTATCACGCTGCTCTGTGGATCACTCATCGTGTATTGACGGAGAAGGAGCTTACAGCGTGTTCACCAGCAGCCGTGTTGTATAGGCCAAAAGTGTTGGTGCTTGGTATTGGCTGCAATCGCGATACGACAGCCGATGAGATTGAACGGGTGATCTCTGATACGTTAGCTACACATCAGCTAGCGATGACAAGCGTTCGCAATGTTGCTACTATTGATCTAAAGGCACATGAACCAGGTCTTCTTTCAGTATGCACCACTCATCATTGGCCACTTGTCACGTATACGGCAGCGGAATTAAACGAGGTACCATTAGTGCATCCATCAGAAACCGTGTTTCGCTATGTTGGTGCGTACGGTGTGAGTGAACCTGCTGCTTTGCGCTCTGCAAAAGCACAAGACTGGCTGATTGAAAAAGTTAAATCAGGCAATGTAACACTTTCTGTATGTCTAGTTCACGTTACAGATTAA
- the cobM gene encoding precorrin-4 C(11)-methyltransferase, producing MMLDNKVYIVGAGPGDPELITVKGLRILQEADVVIYTDSLVSEELIAQAGKHAMIVKSAGMDLVQIVDLMVTHVQAGQSVARVHTGDPAVYGAILEQMALLQQLGIGYEMIPGVSSVFAAAAALGAELTVPDLTQTVILTRVGGRTPMPPREDLRSLAEHHCTMAFYLSATLAKTIVDELLLAGWDKETPVAVVQKATWPEQKIIRTSLTGLIRSMGDQHISSHAMILAGWALDPQLLHTTEHRSKLYDKTFTHRYRKGVADV from the coding sequence ATCATGTTAGACAATAAAGTATATATCGTAGGTGCGGGACCTGGTGATCCAGAACTCATAACTGTGAAGGGATTACGCATACTGCAAGAGGCTGATGTAGTGATATATACGGATAGTTTGGTATCAGAGGAGCTAATAGCACAGGCCGGAAAACATGCGATGATTGTGAAGAGCGCAGGAATGGATCTTGTGCAAATTGTAGATTTAATGGTAACCCATGTGCAAGCGGGACAAAGTGTGGCACGCGTACATACAGGTGATCCAGCGGTATATGGAGCTATTCTTGAGCAGATGGCGTTGTTGCAGCAATTAGGGATAGGTTATGAGATGATCCCTGGTGTCAGTTCAGTTTTTGCAGCAGCTGCAGCTCTTGGGGCAGAATTGACCGTTCCTGATCTTACGCAAACGGTTATTCTCACGCGCGTGGGCGGGAGAACGCCTATGCCGCCTCGTGAAGATTTGCGATCACTTGCAGAACATCATTGCACGATGGCATTTTATCTCTCTGCAACCCTTGCAAAAACCATTGTTGATGAACTTCTTTTGGCCGGATGGGATAAAGAAACTCCTGTTGCAGTGGTGCAAAAAGCCACATGGCCAGAACAAAAGATCATTCGCACGTCGTTAACGGGGCTCATTCGCTCGATGGGAGATCAGCATATCTCCAGTCATGCCATGATCTTAGCAGGATGGGCGCTTGATCCACAATTATTGCATACCACGGAGCATCGGTCAAAGCTCTATGATAAGACCTTTACTCATCGGTATCGAAAGGGTGTGGCAGACGTTTGA
- the cobI gene encoding precorrin-2 C(20)-methyltransferase yields MSERLTGTLYGVGVGPGDPELLTIKAYRYLKECQVIAYPKKRMGGRSYALDIVELYVNPQEKTMLGLIFPMTKDQSELTARWNKTVDEVTAHLLEQRDVAFVTEGDPMLYSTFIHMARLLKERFPDIPIVTVPGISSVNAAASRLSVPLADGDEVVAIVPATEDMAGMRERLRDHDCVVFLKVAKVLDPMIQLLEEMKLVDCAMVVTKVTSSEEVVWRNVRDLRGAELNYLTLMVVKKSC; encoded by the coding sequence GTGAGTGAACGATTGACAGGTACATTGTACGGAGTGGGGGTTGGACCTGGAGATCCGGAACTTCTCACCATTAAAGCTTACCGCTATCTCAAAGAGTGCCAGGTGATTGCTTACCCTAAAAAACGTATGGGTGGACGAAGCTATGCATTGGATATTGTTGAACTCTATGTGAATCCCCAGGAAAAAACGATGCTTGGACTCATTTTCCCAATGACTAAAGATCAGTCTGAACTCACTGCCAGGTGGAATAAGACAGTAGATGAAGTAACAGCGCATTTGTTAGAACAACGGGATGTAGCATTTGTCACTGAAGGCGACCCAATGCTTTATAGCACATTTATTCACATGGCAAGGTTGTTAAAAGAGCGCTTTCCGGATATTCCAATTGTCACAGTACCTGGCATATCGTCTGTAAATGCTGCTGCATCTAGATTATCTGTGCCGCTTGCAGATGGCGATGAGGTGGTAGCAATCGTTCCTGCAACTGAGGATATGGCAGGTATGCGAGAAAGACTACGTGATCATGATTGTGTTGTTTTTTTAAAGGTAGCTAAAGTATTGGATCCGATGATTCAATTGCTTGAGGAGATGAAGTTAGTGGATTGTGCGATGGTCGTAACTAAAGTGACTTCAAGTGAAGAAGTTGTGTGGCGTAATGTGCGCGATCTTCGAGGAGCAGAATTAAATTATCTGACGCTTATGGTGGTGAAAAAATCATGTTAG
- the cbiE gene encoding precorrin-6y C5,15-methyltransferase (decarboxylating) subunit CbiE, which produces MELNHKWIQVIGIGDDGMASLTQALIKLVLNADLLVGGERHLAFFPQFQKDKIDIKGPLSTVVDRIKQEGLGKRVVVLASGDPNFFGIGPYLVKQFGSSEVEILPNLSSIQLVCARSNESWHDATWISLHGRSMTGLAQRVQAADKVLIVTDPMNTPSAIARYLLAYEMNEYEAFIGEHLGGPNEKTGWYTLEQLIDGTFAELNIVLLKRVHNVVSHYPLGVDDEQFSQRKPDRGLITKREIRVLSLAQLQLQPGHVLWDIGACTGSVSIEAILHTPLLRVYAIEKNADDLINLRENQVKFRTDFVAVNGRAPAGLDEFEDPNAVFIGGSGGELKELLQLCAQRLRAGGRIVVNAATIETLATAYETLRSLQFTVSVSLVQTARSKAILQLTRFEGMNPVYLVTGVQSENGDGDHGE; this is translated from the coding sequence ATGGAACTGAATCATAAATGGATTCAAGTCATTGGTATAGGCGATGATGGGATGGCAAGTCTTACACAGGCGCTGATTAAGCTTGTGTTGAATGCCGATCTTTTAGTTGGTGGAGAACGACATTTAGCGTTTTTTCCACAGTTTCAAAAAGATAAGATCGATATCAAGGGACCTCTTTCAACTGTTGTTGATCGCATCAAACAAGAGGGTTTAGGTAAACGCGTTGTCGTTCTTGCTTCTGGGGATCCCAACTTTTTTGGTATAGGTCCTTATCTAGTGAAACAGTTTGGTTCTTCGGAAGTGGAGATTCTCCCTAATCTAAGCTCCATTCAATTAGTGTGCGCACGTAGCAATGAAAGTTGGCATGATGCGACATGGATTAGCCTTCATGGTCGGTCGATGACAGGTCTTGCACAGCGTGTGCAGGCAGCGGATAAAGTGCTGATAGTAACCGATCCAATGAACACACCATCTGCCATAGCTCGTTATTTACTGGCTTATGAGATGAATGAATACGAAGCATTCATCGGTGAACACTTAGGTGGGCCCAATGAGAAAACAGGGTGGTATACACTCGAGCAATTGATCGATGGAACTTTTGCTGAGTTAAATATCGTGCTTTTAAAGCGCGTGCACAATGTGGTGTCGCACTATCCACTAGGTGTTGATGATGAACAATTTAGTCAGCGCAAACCTGATCGCGGGTTAATTACCAAGCGGGAGATTCGCGTGTTAAGTCTTGCACAACTGCAGTTGCAACCAGGTCATGTGTTGTGGGATATCGGGGCGTGCACGGGGTCTGTATCGATTGAAGCAATTTTACATACGCCGTTATTGCGAGTATATGCTATTGAGAAAAATGCTGATGATTTGATTAATTTACGTGAAAATCAGGTGAAGTTTCGCACTGATTTTGTGGCTGTCAATGGTCGTGCTCCGGCTGGATTAGACGAGTTTGAAGACCCTAATGCAGTCTTTATTGGAGGGAGTGGTGGGGAATTAAAGGAACTCTTGCAACTTTGTGCACAGCGTTTACGAGCAGGTGGCCGCATTGTCGTCAATGCTGCAACAATCGAGACTCTTGCTACAGCCTATGAGACGCTTCGTTCCCTTCAATTCACTGTGTCAGTTTCATTAGTGCAGACAGCGCGAAGCAAAGCGATTCTCCAATTGACGCGCTTTGAAGGTATGAATCCAGTGTACTTAGTTACAGGTGTGCAAAGTGAAAACGGGGATGGTGATCACGGTGAGTGA
- a CDS encoding cobalt-precorrin-5B (C(1))-methyltransferase, with amino-acid sequence MQEVPDRPLRHGYTTGACATACTKAALLTLLTHTPISTVDIVLPIGEVVTFSMVRVDCKDDCAEAATMKDAGDDPDATHGATIVASVSFTDGIGVEVDGGIGVGRVTKPGLPVPVGMAAINPIPRRMIVQAVNEVLELHGMTRGVRVIISVPDGEEIAKKTLNARLGIIGGISILGTRGTVVPFSTSSYRASIIQGLRVAKEQGRTAVVLTTGGRSEKFAMRMYPELAEDCFIEMGDFVGFSASQAKRLGFHDLRFVGMMGKFSKIAQGIMMVHSKSAPVDFDFIAQMAAEVGVKEELLAQIRTANTATQVGDWMLEWGYPQFFEQMSLYCCKRISESMGGGTTIVTRLVTMGGVELGGATFDGTES; translated from the coding sequence ATGCAAGAAGTTCCTGATCGACCCTTACGGCATGGGTATACGACAGGTGCATGTGCTACGGCATGTACAAAGGCGGCACTATTGACATTGCTCACACATACCCCCATAAGTACGGTGGATATAGTTCTGCCTATTGGAGAAGTTGTTACCTTCTCGATGGTGCGCGTAGACTGCAAAGACGATTGTGCAGAAGCCGCCACCATGAAAGATGCGGGAGATGATCCAGACGCTACACATGGCGCAACAATTGTAGCTAGTGTTTCATTTACCGATGGAATAGGTGTTGAAGTAGATGGTGGTATCGGAGTTGGACGTGTAACAAAACCTGGGCTTCCCGTTCCCGTGGGGATGGCTGCTATTAATCCAATTCCACGTCGCATGATCGTACAGGCTGTGAATGAGGTACTTGAATTGCATGGCATGACAAGGGGTGTTCGTGTCATTATCTCTGTGCCAGATGGAGAAGAGATTGCTAAAAAAACGTTAAATGCGCGCCTTGGCATTATCGGTGGAATTTCAATTCTTGGAACACGCGGGACAGTCGTGCCATTCTCCACATCATCTTATCGTGCAAGTATTATACAAGGATTGCGTGTGGCAAAGGAGCAGGGTAGGACAGCAGTTGTCCTCACTACAGGTGGTCGCAGTGAAAAATTTGCCATGCGAATGTATCCAGAACTTGCTGAAGATTGTTTTATCGAAATGGGCGATTTTGTTGGTTTTTCGGCATCGCAAGCAAAAAGGCTAGGTTTTCATGATCTGCGTTTTGTTGGCATGATGGGTAAATTTTCAAAAATCGCACAGGGAATCATGATGGTTCATTCTAAGAGTGCACCTGTTGATTTTGATTTCATTGCCCAAATGGCTGCAGAAGTAGGCGTAAAAGAAGAGTTATTGGCACAGATACGTACGGCAAATACCGCCACGCAAGTGGGGGACTGGATGCTAGAGTGGGGTTATCCACAATTTTTCGAACAAATGAGTCTCTATTGTTGTAAGCGGATTTCTGAAAGTATGGGTGGCGGTACAACCATTGTCACGCGTCTTGTCACCATGGGCGGAGTGGAACTAGGAGGGGCAACATTTGATGGAACTGAATCATAA
- a CDS encoding precorrin-8X methylmutase, giving the protein MSQPLDFQPSTIAPMEIEEKSFEMIAQEFGEHEMSPTQFAVVQRIIHATADFDLGRSVVIHPKAIESGIAAIRAGRPIIADVQMVQVGISKPRLSQFGCEVHVHISDPDVAQEAKELGITRAIVSMRKAARQYRGGIYAIGNAPTALLELITLVKAGIVLPDLIIGVPVGFVSAAESKAELLKLDVPYITNHGRKGGSPVAVSAVNALSLLAKHGAVTEGERRV; this is encoded by the coding sequence ATGAGCCAACCACTCGATTTTCAACCAAGTACTATTGCACCCATGGAAATTGAAGAAAAGAGTTTTGAGATGATTGCACAGGAATTTGGGGAACACGAGATGTCGCCTACGCAGTTTGCAGTTGTGCAGCGCATCATTCATGCAACAGCTGATTTTGATTTGGGACGCAGTGTAGTTATCCATCCAAAAGCAATAGAATCAGGTATTGCTGCCATTCGCGCGGGTCGTCCGATCATTGCCGATGTGCAGATGGTACAAGTCGGGATTAGTAAGCCGAGACTAAGCCAATTTGGTTGTGAGGTACACGTCCATATTTCTGATCCTGATGTTGCACAAGAGGCAAAGGAGCTCGGGATAACTCGTGCTATTGTTTCTATGCGTAAAGCTGCAAGACAGTATCGGGGTGGGATATATGCTATTGGCAATGCTCCGACTGCGCTTCTTGAATTGATTACGCTTGTAAAAGCGGGGATTGTGTTACCTGATTTGATTATCGGAGTTCCTGTTGGTTTTGTATCTGCTGCGGAATCAAAAGCGGAGTTACTCAAATTAGACGTTCCTTATATCACCAATCATGGCCGTAAAGGCGGGAGTCCAGTGGCTGTTTCTGCTGTCAATGCCTTATCACTTCTTGCAAAACACGGTGCCGTTACTGAAGGTGAACGTCGTGTCTGA